One Janthinobacterium sp. TB1-E2 genomic region harbors:
- the narJ gene encoding nitrate reductase molybdenum cofactor assembly chaperone: MHHYQVLSRLLLYPEPELIAHLPQLDAALAAVPEQHALLRPLLAHLESSSLIDLQQQYVATFDRNPSHSLHLFEHIHGESRDRGQAMVDLMEEYKRHGLQMVGDDLPDFVPLFLEFLAQLDEEVSAPLLGDAVHVLAHIGRKLTANGSPYAPVFTVLERLSPVAAEMLAEPPVRDMDEALETFGPGADGVEPLLRQGPGQVPGGVHPVHFHPQPRRAA, translated from the coding sequence GCGCCTGCTGCTGTATCCGGAGCCCGAGCTGATCGCGCATCTGCCGCAGCTGGACGCCGCGCTGGCGGCCGTGCCGGAGCAGCACGCGCTGCTGCGGCCCTTGCTGGCGCACCTGGAAAGCAGCAGCCTGATCGACCTGCAGCAGCAGTACGTGGCCACGTTCGACCGCAACCCGTCGCACTCGCTGCATCTGTTCGAGCATATCCACGGCGAATCGCGCGACCGGGGCCAGGCCATGGTCGACCTGATGGAGGAGTACAAGCGCCACGGCCTGCAAATGGTGGGCGACGACTTGCCCGACTTCGTGCCGCTGTTCCTGGAATTCCTCGCGCAGCTCGACGAGGAAGTCTCGGCGCCGCTGCTGGGCGACGCCGTCCACGTGCTGGCGCACATCGGCCGCAAGCTGACGGCCAACGGCAGTCCGTATGCGCCCGTCTTCACCGTGCTCGAACGCCTGAGCCCCGTGGCGGCGGAAATGCTGGCCGAACCGCCGGTGCGCGACATGGATGAAGCGCTGGAAACCTTCGGTCCCGGTGCGGACGGCGTCGAGCCGCTGCTGCGCCAAGGTCCGGGCCAGGTTCCGGGCGGCGTCCATCCCGTGCATTTTCACCCG